The window TAGGCTACAACTATACCACAGTTTCAGCCTCGCCTTATGGTGACCATTGGCGCAACCTACGCCGAATCGGTGCCATTGAAATCTTCTCATCAAGTCGCCTAAACACAACAATAAGTGTTCGAAGAGACGAGATCAGGCGCTTGTTGCTGAAACTGTCGCGTGATTCACGCCAACACTTCACGAAAGTGGAGCTGAAATCTATGCTTTCTGAGTTGACCTTCAATAACATCATGAGGATGGTAGCAGGGAAGCGGTACTATGGAGATCAAGTGACAAATGAAGCAGAAGCAAAAGAGTTTAGGGACTTAATAGCAGAGGTATTTAAGAATGGTGGAGCAGCAAACCCAGCAGATTTCTTTCCGATGTTGAACTGGATCGGTCAATGGTATGAAAAGATGGATAAGAAGCTTGGAAAGAGAATGGACGTGTTTTTTCAGAAGTTGATTGATGAGCACCGAAGCAGTAGGCAGGAAAATACTAGTATGATTGCTCACCTTCTTTCCCTGCAAGAATCTGAGCCTCATTACTACActgatgaaattttgaaagggCTCATGTTGGTTAGTTGAACttgaatctttttcttttgtccttTTCCCTTTCGCTGTTTGTACGGCTGAAAGTCCGTAAAGCTTGAACGACACAAACCCATCATTCCTTTCCGACTATTCAAACTTGATGCCTCTAAGTTCTAATTGTTCTATTGTATTGGCATGCATGTTTAACAATCAAACATTATTGTGCAGGTGCTGATACTTGCAGGAACAGACACATCTGCAGTCACATTAGAGTGGGCAATGTCCAATTTGCTTAACCACCCAGAAGTGTTGAAGAAAGCCAGAGCTGAAATAGACAGTCAAATTGGCCAAGAAAACTTGATTGATGAGCCAGATGTTTCCAAACTACATTACCTCCAAAGCGTTATATCCGAGACTCTTCGATTATACCCTGCACTTCCTCTCCTGCTTCCACACATGGCATCCAGTGATTGCACCATAGGTGGATACAACGTACCACGTGACACGATCGTAATGGTCAACGCATGGGCTATTCATAGGGATCCTAAACTATGGGATGATCCAACAAGTTTCAAGCCAGAGAGATTTGAAAACGAGAAAGGAGAATCACACAAGCTCATGCCATTTGGACTAGGAAGGAGGGCATGTCCAGGAGCAAGCCTAGCTCAGCGCTTGGTGGGATTAACTCTGGGATCATTGATTCAATGCTTTGAGTGGGAAAGGGTTGATGGGAAGGAAATTGACATGACTGAAGGAACGGGTAGCACCATGCCGAAAGCTCAGCCATTGGAGGCTATGTGTAAAGCTCGCCCTATCGTGAATAAAGTAGTTTACAAGGAAAATGTTTAGTTTAATAGTCATAAGTTTGATGAACATATTGTAAAAATAGGCTTTGATTTCTTATCTAGTATACATATTCTTGTAGTAGGACACCGTTCAGTGTtcattgttattattataataattttgtttagGTTTGTACTAATGAGAAACCTTACTGTAAGAGGATCTGCTTAATGCAGTTCTCGGTTTGATGCCTTTATGGCcttcaataaattatgaatttcttcatttgtttgattttttgtcTTCAATATTTAGGTGCTAACTAATAATGTGATTCATTCGGTATGATCCTCCTTGTTAAACGTCTAAGATATGTGAATGTGATCATGGGTTTGCATTGcacaaaattagaaaaatggTTAGCTTTGTTGGCGCACTAAGCTTATACAAACTGAAATTCAATCGATGTTAATTAGTGACTTTTATTTACAAAGCGaagtaattaatattttgtcCAAAGATAGTTCCACTACGCATAAATGATAGCAAgtaataaataacaaatttaTGAATATCCAAACTGTCATAAAACTTTAATGATTCTCTTaccataattaattattcaagATGCTTGCATTCGGCTCAGCATTGACTGAAAAGTTAAATTTATGAGCTAATTGAGATTTACCCAAagggttttttctttcttttatttgagGAGGAATTCAAGCCTTACTCATTAATCCATCTCACCTTCCATTCTGAACTCAATTTCATTTACAGGTAATCCTTTGCTAAGCTGTTTTCGATTTAAGAATTAATATGGAAATGAAATTTAGGAATGATTTTGAGTGAATGCTAAAAATTGCAGAAATTGGCCATGAAATTTTGTTATCCTTTGATAGACCAAAATGCAAAAAGTGAAAGAATCGTAAAAGTAACGAAATAAAACTATCTGACTTCAGTCCGCCCCACCCCTTTCCATTATGTATAGCTATTTCGCAATGTTCCACAATTAAcccaaaaagcaaaataacCAAACCACTATGAATTAACCATTATTAAAGGGTAACTTCTTCACACACGAAAAAACCAGATGAACAAACCTAACCAAATTTCGCCTGCCACTGTTCTCATTTTTCGTTTTAGTAAAAACccaaaagatttaaaaaattaaaggggGAAAAAGCACTCAAGCCTCTGCCCAAATCTTCAAGATGTGTCCTACTGTGAACATACTTAATCCTATGGCTGCTCACTTCTGGTCAACAATAACCTCATGCCTACGATAAATTAAACACTGCAGACAACTTATCCCAGTCCAAAGATTGGATGTTCTGGGACACGACAGCAGCACCTGCGACTAGTGCGATAGACGCAAATAACACACCTTTCAAGCATCCATGTCCTTTTGACAAGCATCCCAAAATCAACTTGCAGTACTTGTCAGCCTCCTTCAATGATGATGCATGATCATTGTCTTCTGCATTCTCATTCTATTTATAAACCAACGGACCAAGTTAGCTACAAATTTGGTCTCATTTCCACTTGTAATAAAAGCATACAAAagtataaaacaaaaatataatgcACCAAATAAGGTTGATGGTTTCTTAAGGTCCCGATTGcacagaaaataaaatatgcatgatatCCGTAAGAGTATAGGACAGTGaagtaattaaatcaataTAGTGGTTCTGGTTGCACAAAAACAAGTCATCAAGACTTCTGCAAAATGAACATGTAAAGACCTACATCCTTCCTTGCCCCTTTCAACCCCCACCTTTCCCCCTCTCCATATTCCCAGGAAAGGTGGGGGGAAGGAGGCTAGGAGAAAAGGTTCCACCTCTTTGAAAATGTGCAAGCAATGTTTACGATCATATATAGAGTCAAAGAAGAAATCATAAACTAGGttacacacattaagtgacagGTTTGAATGCAGTTCAGGAGTTCTCACTGAACAAGAAAATGATTCTTAGCAGAGCTTACCATCATTAAATTAATCTAATATGCTGTAAAAAATATACGAGAATACATTACCTTCTGCCTGAAACTTTTTAAAGTTTCCCTCAAAGGATCAAGTGTTGAATGTTTAACAGAATGCTCTTTCCATTCATTTGCAAGCTTTCTTAAAACAGCAACACTTGCTTCAAGATTATCAAGATAAAGCACATCCTGTTTCCAAAGATATGTGGGAAGAACCAACAGAAATTTAACAATAGTCACGATGAGTAAGTAAAAGAAAACACAGTCAAAGATCTGGAAGGAAACGTTaaccaaaaagaagaaaataaagcacAACCGAAACATGTGGATGAAAAATCTTcgaatagataaaaaattgCTCACCCATTGCTTATAACAGTCAGGATTTTGAGTCAAACACCAAATAAAAATAGCACTTGCTTCCCTTGATAGTTCAGGAACACCTGCAATACCATCAAAAACCAAATATTGCATAAATAGATAGAGCCAATTTATTGTACCACTTAAGTCGTGGGTCTAAGATGCCACTGGAAAGCATTATTTAAGAATTTACTTTTTACCTTCTCCAGCAGCTTTGACAGCATAGTTCAGTATCTGTTGAGCAACTTGTTTCATTGCTTTGCTTCCAGGAGAACCAGCAAGGGCAACCTCCTTTAAGGTGGGATAAATAGCTTCAAACCTCTCAGTTGcctaaataattaatacattAGAAATGAAGCAGATCAATTTTCTGGAAACCTTAGGACTGAGTCAGAAGAAATTGTGCAAAAGATCCAGCACAAAGCCTACCTTAACTCGAGCTGAGGGTGCCGGAAATGTGATCCTCATCAAAATCTCAAGAGCAGAAGGTGGCACGAGCCGCTCTCCCTTTCTGACAGCACTGTTTACTAAAATAGGATGAGCTTTTGGAGAGGAAATTATTCTGATCACAACAAATGAAACAAACTGGATCAGAAGGAGTGGgggaggaaaaagagaagtgtTGGCATAAATCAGAAAACATACATAGACTTACAATTAGCAATAGACATTTTCAAATCCCAATACCCTAAGATTTAAAAATGCAATAAACTTATCAAAAGCAATTGGCATCCAACCTCTCTGCCAGCTGTAAAATCAAGTCTCTAGACTGAGGATTACAACTTGACTTGCCACTCAGCATAGGCAACAGAACATGTACCCACATGTACAGCCCTACAGCTAAATCTCCTTGGATGGCctgtgaaaacaaaataaaattcatgGTCAAAATTCATACCATAAAAAGTGATTTGTACACGCAGAAACCTTATCTTCTTCAAGTTGTCAATACCCACCTGAGCAATCATCCACACAGTAATAGGAAGTTTATCTTGTCCCTGGTATTTTGGATTTTCCCTCATTGTTGGCACTAAACTGATCAAGATATCAGGTTTTCTTCTCAGAGCCATAGCTAAAACCACAAATATAGCGACCTGCAATTCCAGAttagtttaattaatcatgAATTACTCCTGACCAACTGCTAACATCAATCAGTAGTGAAATATTATAACAGTATGTGCACAAAGTTTGTTTAGCATTCAGGTGTagacttttgaaattttaatcaattaggtaGAACTTAAATGGAAACAATTTGAACAGAACCAAATTAGACATATTTGGAAGGAAATGGGTCACTTATGGACATCAGGGGAGATTCTTGGTCTTTAGACGACACCTCATATTCAAGAAGCTCGCAGACAACCCTATCAAAATAACCAACTAAATGAACAGAAATATAATACCAAAAACCGTTTGAGCAAACTAAAAAGGATCATGTGCATCAAAcagaaacaaacaaaacatGGCTGAAAGGCTTTGGTTTGAATATTAGAGCATGTTTAGAAAGCCAAGCTATAAGCTTTATCCAAGCCAGCCACTGCTTTATATAGCTAGCAGATGGATAACTAGGCATCTCATCCCATCAAATTCATGAACATGGTCAGTCGCAAAATAGAAATGGTATCCACTAAtctttaaccaaaaattattgtaataagcaaaagaaatgtacacaacatgtatcttaaggAAGAAAACTATCTATCTATGAGATGAACCCCCGCATAATCCAAAGTCTTCCATCTACTTCAACAGTGATAGTCTAACTCTAACATGTACAAAGTTTCAGCCATAAAACAACTTGAATGCATGAAAGGAATAGCAGGAGAATGGATCTCAGTCTTAAATTTCTCTCTATCACACATTTGAACTATCAGTAGCATTTGACCAACTATTGGCATGCAAGAAATGATACCCAAGTCTGGAAATTCTATACTTGATACTCAATACACATGATCACTTCCATTCTTTTCCACTAAACGCATCTCCTTCAATTTAATACCATTCTTTATAATTCAACACATATATTTTCCAAGATTATACAAAGAAATAAGATCAACAATTACTTGAGACTTCGAAGGTGCTTGCTGAGCTACTTTCTTTGATCCCTTTGCAACTCCTTGATGAATTGTAAGGTCAGCCAGAATGCTGTCCAATGACCACAACGCAAAAGATACTAACGCATCTAAAGATCGCCGGTTCAACCAATCAACGGATGTCCTATAAACATCTTCCGGAACATTCGAAAGCGGAATctattcaaaacaaaaataataataacaataaacataaaaattccGACATCAATCTAACAAAATTGCATCAATGCATGCCCTAAACTGAACACAGAAGAATTAAACAAAATCATGACTTTTTTCAAACAtatcaaaaactttaaaaattcaaagagaAAACTTACATCAACCAATTTCGAAACCGTAGATTCTTTGAAAATCTTTAACCAAGGGAATTGCGCTGCACTCACTGAAGCAAATGCTCTTCCAAAGTAATCTGCAAATCTCATTAATTGTATTTCTTGCTGCGTCTCATAAGAActctaaaaatttgaaattttttaataattaaaaaaaattaagaattagATTCAGATCActcaaaattataacaaaaaagaatgcaaactaagattttttaagaaatttaaatattactcACAGTTATATCAATAAGAAAAGCGCTAAGATCACCAGCGTCGATCTTCGAAGCAGCTTCCAGGACAGTCACCTTCGGCTTCTTCGGTTTCTTCGGCTTCGCCTTCTTAATCTCCACCGCACCGTTCTCGGCAGCATCACCGGTATCACTATCATCTTCCTCGTCAGACTTCGATCCGTCGGCGACAGAGGTAGAAACCGCCGCTGCTGCAGCCGCCGCCGCCTCGGCGGCGCGACGACGCCGATCCTCGGAATGTTTCTCGATCGAGCGGAAGACGTCGGAGGAGACGCCGCCATTGGGACGATCAACAGAAAAAGTATCCGGCGGCGGAGGTTTCGAGGATTTCCGATTCCGTTTCGAATAGGAAACCGTTTGCCAGCCGTTAACGTCGTCGTTTTGGATGTTATTGTTTTCGACTTCTCTGAGAATTTGCTCAATCATAGCTGAATTTTCGTCCATccttatttaaaacaaaataaaaggaaaacagTACAacacttttttcttcttttaggTCGGTTAAAACGACGGAGTTTTGGCCTGCGAATACAGAGTTTTACGACGAGAGAGATCGTGGGGGAGAAATAAAGGGCAGAGAAGGCGGGTTTGAAGGGAACGAGAAGTAGACAGAGAGAAGGACTGTGCATAAAAAACACGTGGATTTctctgttttgttttttaagtCCGATTTGaccttttttaattaatgatattaCAGAGTTGCCATTATCCGTTTGGAATCagagatttttgttttttttttttttgagatgaggtaaaaacattattttaattagttcatTAATGTGGAATTTACTAGctcttaaattataaatttcgaatttgaatattaaaagtaaatataaTTTACTTGATAAGATAATATCTCTGTTATTGTATAATCCAAAATCATATAACATATGATATGTGAAACATAAACAAGTAAAAGGTGTTCATGGTATGAGGCAAAGTCTTGAATAGTATATATCTCTCTTACTCTTACTCTTGATTAATTGTTTGTATTATGGCAATGAGTGTGTAAATAACATTTTTGTTTGTACCCCACTTTTTAACTCTAATAAACATTTCGACACACACGTATATGTTGGGCAGATGATGTCCTATGATATTATTCACTTGTAACTTCTTATTGTTAATTTGGCTtagtcataatttttttattattaagtattagaatatttaattcaatgaTTAGATTCAAAAAGCAAGAGTCCAAAAATTTGTTtcccaaataaataaaaaaaataacaataaattttTAGATGTCATAATTAAGTATCATTCATATACTTAGGCAGTATATGGTAATTAGGAGATCCTTAAAGATAAGTTGATGAACAGTTTAAAGATAAGAAGAGATCCTAAGTTAGGTTCAAATATAAGAGTCGATATATGCtatcttttatatttaaattttagtagTACATACATTACTTGACTTGGCAAGTTTTCGATGAGTTTGGTATCCATCTTGTTTGAAAATAAGTAGGCATTGATTAAAACCTTTTGCTTTGTATTGAGTAATCAAACTAGCAACAGTATTGTAGCCCATTAGCCACAGTGATGCATCCCCATTCCCCAAGATATCACACTGTCGCCTACTTTTTACCGACACCCATGTGAGTTTTTCTCTACTAAAATAATGTTAAACTTTCAACGCTTTATTACTTGCTATGTTGTTAATTTTAGTCAAAgaggaaaatttaatttttttaaataaaaaaagttaaaattttctaaagtTGACAAGCCAATTGTTTATATACTTGTAATTTGTagtatgttaaaaaaatttaaataagtttttattttttattatatttaattatatttttatatttttattttaaatcaaataatttttttaattaacgattaattaatttttattaattaaaatatcatttgttattttatgtcaTGTGACATTTATGTAACGAGTAAAATTATGATATCAGATCGATATATTAGATCATTATCCACTAtgacatattaatatgttgcattaatatgacatgatataaaataataagtgaaattttgattaaaaatatataattagttattaattataaaaatttatttaatttaaaataaaaatataaaaacttgatcgaatagaataaaagaataaaaatttatttaaataattcaaagaattttttaattaatatatcttTGTGGATTAATTGTTGGAtagaataattttaattttttataataagtAACAAATACCAAAATAATATTCTAAAAACCATTTGCAAGTAGTAAATGTTAGGATAATTGTTATTACTATTTATTGTTTATATACCAaatagtattattattattattattactattttatatttggACTTTCTCTccaattagttttttttttctttttctgacatGTGGTATTGCATGGCAGATCAGCGACACGCCTTGCATTTCATTTGACAATTGCACGAAAAATATGGATCTCATCAAAGTCAAagcccttttttgtttttgttttttctgaATTCCCATGTTTTTCTGCTGTTGGCTTTGGGTATTTATGAAGGTCAAGCTCCACGATGTAACATTTTCCACCGCCTTCAGAGGGTGCTGTCAAGTCACAAGGCCCGTGAGATTCGTTAAAGTTACTTCAGGGCAAAATTAAAGactttttgtttctaaatatattttgagttgtctttggaaaaaaaaaattgaaatctggtaaaaaaaattaaattaccaaTTGTACAATAGGATAACTCTCAATTTGGAAAGGAAAGAGTGAGAGAGGTTTTAAATGCaaattaacttttatttatatagaTGATATGGATACTTGTGATTATGGAATCTATAGACAAAATATTCTGTCAACAATTTATtgacaaaatattttcatttacgaaaaaataattctatcCCTAATTGCTTGgtcattgaaaattaattaaaaaatcatatctCATGAAATTTTGAACTCTTTTGATGGAGTATTCTACCCAGAAAAAAGTCTTGTTTTCTATTAGTGTCAAATGCAGCTCCAGTGACAATCTCAAACAAACTCTCATTAAAAGTTTCGGTTTATAATTGAAAGTGCCGTAGAGGTGGACCGAGGGGGCTAGTAGCGGACCTTGtttctcaaattttaaaatcttctaattttctaaaaaattttataaatttattttttatttttttaaaattttataatttcacctCTAGAAATATTgaacttttaattttcatcTTCAAATATGAAATCTTGGCTGGATGGTGGGATAAGAGTCTTATCTGCCTCTGGGTAGCTTAACCTAAAGGAGTTTTCAactgtaaaaagaaaaaaaaagttaaaattagaaaacaatattaaatcataaattttgaCACATAAAGGATTTCATTAAAGCAATTTACTAAAAATCCACAGAAGTTTACCCAACACTTTatgtctcttttttttttaatttttgagttttacTTTCTTTGATGAAGAGGTTACTCAAAATTACCCCACATCAGTTTTGAActaaaatggtgatttaattattattgttagtGTCATCATTGCAAAATGCAAAGTAAAGCAATGGTCACAAATGGGAggatggaaaaaaaaagtagtgCACTTATATGCTTTATCACTAAAAAAAAGcctttctctctaaaattaCAAGATTGGGAATCAGTTTCTTCCATGCCTTGATGGTAAGATTGAAAGTCTGCAATGATCTCAATAAAATTAAGTGCTTTAGGTTTCTTCCATTGAAGTTTTACTATCCCTACTTGTTGATGTTCAAATGTATTAATGATGGTGTGTACAACATCTCCAAacatatcagttttaaacAAATGTAAAATTAAGGGTCtttggaaaattaatttagtatccagtaagaaaaaagagagaacaaATGTAAATATAAGGATATTAGCCtatttctctttctcattcttgataaaaaaaaaattcttttttcatattttgatatataataataaaaaactttataaattaaatgtcCTTTTcacattaatatataaatatatatatgctaaaGTTACTAACTAAAAGCAATAGtgaataatattaaaaattatttaatttataaaaaaaaacataaaaaattactataattGTTAAAAGCAAGGAAGTCAGTCAATATAGTTTTTGTAATAGATTTCACATAAATAAGAGATGGGATAGATTTTAAGTATATAAATATGGATCTTTCACCATTTATCAAGTatgttttttaattgaaaacgTAGGTTcgtaatttataaatttacttaAACTCTATTTATAAATTACTAGTGTAAGAGTCTTTCTCTGTTACGAGTCAAGGGCTCAGATCTTACGTCAATAAGAAATGGGATGAGTCTcgaatatataaatatgagtATTTCACCATTTATGTCTTCTGAGTTGAGAATGTGGATTCGTGATTTATAAACttacttaaattttattttcagagTTTAAAATTACACGAAATTGGACTTAAGCTACAAGCCTTTCAATCGGTAACAATTTCTacaaactattttttttaaaattttcacgttttaataatttttcattaagttatgaataaaatattaataaattctttaagaaaattcaacaatgGCTTCTGTGTTATTAtcctttttccaaaatttaagTTGTGATTTGGGGGCATCTGAATGGCAAAACAGGAATATGAAAATATCCGATATGAACGAGGTGAGTGCCCTCTGTATGTGGATCCACGTTGGCCCCACATGTGACATTATTTTAAGGTTGgccaaaattaccaaattaatgaataaatttttattttataattattaattttaattgagtAATTAATCTTCTAAAAATCCTTTGATTCCCTCACTAAACACCATATTAACTACGTGGGGCCCACAGAATTTTATCTGATTAAATAGCCCAAATCTATCGGACGACCGTCTGATATTCCAAATCAGGATGTCAGCTCTTAAGATCAAGGCCTAATAAGTGGATATGGATTAACTTGTTAGATTATTGTGAAGGACAtggcataattttctctcattATTAGCAAGGGGACGCAGGTGGTTGGTGGAGGTGACCCgcactaaataaataaaaagaaaaataacatgaagataattaaagaataatttgaaaatatgcATGGGATAAAGGAAGCTACATGaaacttaattagtttttgtaatccaaaaagaaatcatttttaatgtttttggaaatttatttttgtctaCATTTTGGAAAGATAATGTGAGCGATAATGGTGGCAGCAGCCAAAGGAGAGAAAGGTGGGAAAAGAAGACTTTTTATGTTAGGAAAACGGCAACAAGATGttgtattttgtttatatGGTAGCTGCTTGCATGTGATGGACGCTAGCTGGTGCTTTAGGGAGCAAAGAGAAGCTTTAGAGTTTCCAATGGAATTTTGGCAGGTTTAATTGAACCCATGGGGCAGTTGGGAAGTGAACCCACTTCTTCTAAGTGCGTGTGGAACAGGTTGCAACACAAGATTTGTAGTACATCTTCTCTTCCTAAACTtgccaaaaatgaaaaaggcaaAACACCCAATTGTCTTGTTTTACAATaagacaataaaaaaataaaaatagttttttttaaaaaaaaaacgacTTTGAAggtgtaaaaaaaatgtaaaagaaacCAATTACCAGTGTATTCCACTTTTGGAGGCAAAAACAATGGACAATACCCTCTTTGTTTGTGGTATGTTCCGGATGAATGTTCCATACTAACAAGAATCACTATAAATTTACTCAAATTCAAAGGtcagttttcttttatatcGAGTCCAACTAATTTTGGGCTTCAGGACTTGGGGAATTTGAGCTTTTCCCTTCTTTCTAACAAAGCTAAAATCTAGGGTTGTATACTTGTATTAAATGGTCTCATATTCAAATATgaaatatgatatatatatatatatatatatatatgtaaaaaaaCAACTATGAATGTAAATAATGCAAGCTTT is drawn from Theobroma cacao cultivar B97-61/B2 chromosome 4, Criollo_cocoa_genome_V2, whole genome shotgun sequence and contains these coding sequences:
- the LOC18601861 gene encoding cytochrome P450 81D11, whose translation is MEETTILYSSLSLVFLLISLNFFFQSKKSHKNLPPSPPSRPILGHLHLLKPPIHRSYHALSQKYGPIFSLQLGSRLQVVVSSSAAAEECFTKNDIILANRPRLIRGKHLGYNYTTVSASPYGDHWRNLRRIGAIEIFSSSRLNTTISVRRDEIRRLLLKLSRDSRQHFTKVELKSMLSELTFNNIMRMVAGKRYYGDQVTNEAEAKEFRDLIAEVFKNGGAANPADFFPMLNWIGQWYEKMDKKLGKRMDVFFQKLIDEHRSSRQENTSMIAHLLSLQESEPHYYTDEILKGLMLVLILAGTDTSAVTLEWAMSNLLNHPEVLKKARAEIDSQIGQENLIDEPDVSKLHYLQSVISETLRLYPALPLLLPHMASSDCTIGGYNVPRDTIVMVNAWAIHRDPKLWDDPTSFKPERFENEKGESHKLMPFGLGRRACPGASLAQRLVGLTLGSLIQCFEWERVDGKEIDMTEGTGSTMPKAQPLEAMCKARPIVNKVVYKENV
- the LOC18601862 gene encoding transmembrane protein 214, with product MDENSAMIEQILREVENNNIQNDDVNGWQTVSYSKRNRKSSKPPPPDTFSVDRPNGGVSSDVFRSIEKHSEDRRRRAAEAAAAAAAAVSTSVADGSKSDEEDDSDTGDAAENGAVEIKKAKPKKPKKPKVTVLEAASKIDAGDLSAFLIDITSSYETQQEIQLMRFADYFGRAFASVSAAQFPWLKIFKESTVSKLVDIPLSNVPEDVYRTSVDWLNRRSLDALVSFALWSLDSILADLTIHQGVAKGSKKVAQQAPSKSQVAIFVVLAMALRRKPDILISLVPTMRENPKYQGQDKLPITVWMIAQAIQGDLAVGLYMWVHVLLPMLSGKSSCNPQSRDLILQLAERIISSPKAHPILVNSAVRKGERLVPPSALEILMRITFPAPSARVKATERFEAIYPTLKEVALAGSPGSKAMKQVAQQILNYAVKAAGEGVPELSREASAIFIWCLTQNPDCYKQWDVLYLDNLEASVAVLRKLANEWKEHSVKHSTLDPLRETLKSFRQKNENAEDNDHASSLKEADKYCKLILGCLSKGHGCLKGVLFASIALVAGAAVVSQNIQSLDWDKLSAVFNLS